Proteins from a genomic interval of Paenibacillus sp. FSL H8-0048:
- the cmk gene encoding (d)CMP kinase has product MDRQDTHTNDRINVAIDGPAGAGKSTVARLVARELSYIYVDTGAMYRAITWYMLREGIAAENHELVDRKVRNMAIELLPEKDLQKVLINGEDMTPHIRSLQVSGQVSQYSKIEGVRSRLSHLQRQMALRKGVVMDGRDIGTTVLPDAEVKIFMTASVEERALRRYKELKDTETVTLQQLEYDIAARDRLDEGREISPLRRAEDAILLDTTHMDILQAVEAIVSHCRTYVNGERNHL; this is encoded by the coding sequence TTGGACAGGCAGGATACACATACTAACGACCGAATTAACGTCGCCATCGACGGACCTGCCGGGGCAGGCAAGAGCACTGTAGCCCGATTGGTAGCACGGGAGCTGTCTTACATCTATGTGGACACGGGTGCCATGTACCGGGCAATCACCTGGTATATGCTTCGTGAAGGCATAGCTGCAGAGAATCATGAGCTGGTGGACCGGAAGGTCCGGAATATGGCGATTGAGCTTCTGCCGGAGAAAGATCTGCAGAAAGTGCTGATTAATGGGGAAGACATGACCCCGCATATCCGCAGTCTTCAGGTCAGCGGCCAGGTGTCGCAGTATTCGAAGATTGAGGGTGTCAGATCCAGACTGAGTCACTTGCAGCGTCAGATGGCGCTCCGCAAGGGAGTCGTAATGGATGGCCGGGATATCGGTACAACCGTACTGCCGGATGCCGAAGTGAAGATTTTCATGACGGCAAGTGTGGAGGAGCGTGCTCTCCGTCGTTACAAGGAACTGAAGGATACGGAAACAGTGACTCTCCAGCAGCTTGAATATGATATTGCAGCGCGGGACCGGCTTGATGAAGGCCGGGAGATTTCACCGCTGCGCCGTGCCGAGGATGCTATTCTTCTCGATACGACGCATATGGATATCCTTCAGGCCGTGGAAGCCATCGTCTCCCACTGCAGAACCTATGTTAACGGGGAGAGAAATCATCTATGA
- the der gene encoding ribosome biogenesis GTPase Der: MARPVVAIVGRPNVGKSTIFNRLIGDRLAIVEDKPGITRDRIYGVSDWNGKSFSVIDTGGIEIDGEDAILKSIRVQAELAIEEADVIVFMCEAKSGLTSSDEEVAQILFRSGKPIVLAINKVDNMKRTEDIYEFYTLGIGDPIGISGSHGTGIGDLLDAVVERLPDKVDEEYDEDVIRVALIGRPNVGKSSLVNAILGEERVIVSDVAGTTRDAIDTPFERDGQRYVLIDTAGMRKRGKVYENTEKYSVMRAMKAIERADVVLVVINGEEGIIDQDKHIAGYAHDAGKASVFVVNKWDAIEKDDKTMQNFERTIRDHFLFMSYAPVVFLSALTKQRLQKLLPVVQHVAQQHALRITTHLVNDVVSDAVAINPPPTDKGRRLRINYVTQVAVKPPTIVVFVNDPSLMHFSYERYLENKIRAAFNFEGTPIRLFTRRKSENEG; this comes from the coding sequence ATGGCAAGACCCGTAGTGGCCATTGTCGGCAGGCCTAACGTCGGAAAGTCGACGATTTTTAACCGGCTGATTGGCGATAGATTGGCCATCGTAGAAGATAAACCGGGGATTACACGTGACCGGATATATGGAGTCTCCGACTGGAACGGCAAATCCTTCAGTGTCATTGATACTGGCGGGATTGAGATTGACGGAGAAGACGCTATTCTGAAATCCATCCGCGTTCAGGCGGAGCTGGCGATTGAGGAAGCGGATGTGATCGTCTTCATGTGCGAGGCGAAGAGCGGACTCACGAGTTCGGATGAGGAAGTGGCGCAGATTCTGTTCCGTTCCGGCAAGCCGATTGTTCTGGCTATCAATAAAGTCGATAACATGAAGCGCACCGAAGATATTTATGAATTTTACACCCTTGGAATTGGTGATCCAATCGGCATTTCAGGAAGCCACGGAACCGGAATCGGCGATCTGCTGGATGCGGTTGTTGAACGTCTGCCAGATAAGGTAGATGAGGAATATGATGAAGATGTCATCCGTGTGGCCTTAATCGGACGTCCGAATGTGGGTAAATCTTCACTGGTCAATGCGATTCTGGGTGAAGAACGCGTTATTGTCAGTGATGTTGCGGGAACTACACGCGATGCGATTGATACGCCGTTCGAACGGGATGGCCAGCGTTATGTGCTGATCGATACAGCGGGCATGCGCAAACGCGGCAAGGTCTATGAGAACACGGAGAAATACAGTGTCATGAGAGCCATGAAGGCGATTGAGCGTGCTGATGTTGTACTCGTTGTAATCAACGGCGAAGAAGGCATCATCGACCAGGACAAGCACATTGCCGGGTATGCCCATGATGCAGGTAAGGCCTCAGTCTTTGTCGTCAATAAATGGGATGCCATTGAGAAAGACGACAAGACGATGCAGAATTTCGAACGTACCATCCGCGATCACTTCCTCTTCATGAGCTATGCTCCGGTGGTATTCCTGTCTGCGCTTACCAAACAGCGTCTGCAGAAGCTGCTGCCGGTCGTACAGCATGTGGCCCAACAGCACGCCCTGCGGATTACTACCCATCTGGTGAATGATGTGGTGTCGGATGCTGTGGCGATCAATCCTCCGCCTACGGACAAAGGCCGCCGTCTGCGCATTAACTATGTAACTCAGGTTGCTGTAAAGCCGCCGACCATCGTGGTATTCGTCAATGATCCTTCGCTGATGCACTTCTCCTATGAGCGTTACCTGGAGAACAAGATCCGTGCAGCGTTCAATTTCGAAGGTACACCGATCCGCCTGTTTACACGGCGCAAATCCGAGAACGAAGGTTAG
- the plsY gene encoding glycerol-3-phosphate 1-O-acyltransferase PlsY translates to MAFELLVIVISYLLGSVSFSVLLARLLKGIDIRQYGSGNAGATNTLRVMGKGPAILVLFLDVLKGIAAVWLGTWAGGWGSWVAVVCGLAAIIGHNWPVYFHFRGGKGIATTIGVMATLVFWPALLAGLIAILAIVLTRYVSLGSLIFVALTPVFLLFTEHTTPELWGSLIIVVFAFWRHRSNIVKISQGRENKIGSKAKEGNRVV, encoded by the coding sequence GTGGCGTTTGAACTTCTGGTTATCGTTATAAGCTATCTGCTTGGCTCCGTCAGCTTCAGTGTACTGCTCGCCCGGCTGCTTAAGGGGATTGATATCCGCCAATATGGAAGCGGCAATGCGGGAGCGACCAATACGCTGCGTGTGATGGGGAAGGGACCGGCCATACTGGTGCTGTTTCTGGACGTACTGAAGGGAATTGCCGCAGTCTGGCTTGGCACATGGGCCGGGGGATGGGGAAGCTGGGTCGCAGTGGTCTGCGGACTCGCTGCGATCATCGGGCATAACTGGCCGGTCTATTTTCACTTTCGCGGGGGAAAAGGGATTGCAACGACGATTGGTGTGATGGCTACGCTGGTATTCTGGCCTGCGCTGCTTGCCGGTCTGATTGCTATTCTTGCTATTGTACTTACACGGTATGTCTCGCTGGGCTCGCTGATTTTTGTGGCGCTTACTCCAGTCTTCCTGTTGTTCACGGAGCATACAACCCCGGAGCTATGGGGAAGTCTGATCATTGTGGTGTTCGCCTTCTGGCGTCACCGCAGCAATATCGTGAAGATCTCGCAGGGCCGTGAGAACAAAATCGGCTCCAAAGCCAAGGAGGGGAATCGCGTTGTCTGA
- a CDS encoding stage VI sporulation protein F translates to MSRDFSKDALNAINKKTGKNISEGAIKKLAGTVKPGTTQNEAQLRQLIKQVSAMAKVPVSEATVQEIVNAVKKGGAGSGTMESLMKMMLKK, encoded by the coding sequence GTGAGCAGAGATTTTTCCAAGGATGCTTTGAACGCCATCAACAAGAAGACGGGCAAAAACATTTCGGAAGGTGCCATCAAAAAGCTGGCCGGTACGGTTAAGCCGGGCACCACACAGAATGAAGCCCAGCTCCGCCAGTTAATTAAACAGGTATCCGCTATGGCCAAAGTGCCGGTCAGCGAGGCTACCGTGCAGGAGATCGTCAATGCTGTTAAAAAAGGCGGCGCCGGTTCCGGTACAATGGAGTCTTTAATGAAAATGATGCTGAAAAAATAG
- a CDS encoding heptaprenyl diphosphate synthase component 1 has product MKPYRIPQLAKPYTDYDMIQRHTELPPFSDGRGHLLYIFLGRGRGADFQQGELFTLVTGLVQLGLDTHESIDRNHEEPGGDMMRTRQLKVLAGDYFSSWFYHLLAKHGQIEMVGTLSTAIADFNVMKANLYGKMSGTLVQAEQYLKHTVQLNMRLFLSFTPMIEESLRDIWQKLLAEFSQCETAAQELRRGATPASALEGYAYWKVMESAAEEERQQLKDQTLDPKDWQKLKLRCKCDTLLTDKLHSSLASIQTLLQSIRDEELAGQLRSALDRLLLQMKISGQAAVEG; this is encoded by the coding sequence ATGAAACCGTACCGCATACCGCAACTGGCTAAACCCTACACCGACTACGATATGATTCAGCGGCATACGGAACTGCCGCCGTTCTCAGACGGGCGGGGTCATTTGTTATATATTTTTCTCGGCAGAGGCCGGGGGGCAGACTTCCAGCAGGGAGAGCTGTTCACTCTGGTGACCGGACTCGTCCAGCTTGGACTGGATACCCATGAGAGCATTGACCGGAATCATGAAGAGCCCGGCGGTGATATGATGCGCACCCGCCAGCTGAAGGTTCTGGCCGGTGATTATTTCAGCAGCTGGTTCTACCATCTGCTCGCGAAGCACGGTCAGATTGAAATGGTGGGCACGCTCAGCACGGCTATCGCTGATTTCAATGTGATGAAGGCCAATCTTTACGGCAAGATGAGCGGAACGCTTGTCCAGGCCGAACAATACTTGAAGCACACGGTACAGCTCAATATGCGGCTGTTTCTTTCTTTTACACCGATGATTGAAGAGTCCCTGAGAGACATCTGGCAGAAGCTGCTCGCCGAATTCAGCCAGTGTGAGACTGCAGCCCAGGAATTGCGCCGGGGGGCAACTCCGGCAAGTGCGCTGGAGGGCTATGCTTACTGGAAGGTGATGGAGTCGGCGGCCGAAGAGGAACGTCAGCAGCTTAAGGATCAGACTCTGGACCCCAAGGACTGGCAGAAGCTGAAGCTGAGGTGCAAATGTGATACACTGCTGACGGACAAGCTGCATAGTTCGCTTGCGTCCATTCAGACGTTATTGCAGAGCATCAGGGACGAGGAACTGGCGGGTCAGCTTAGATCAGCACTGGACCGCCTACTTCTGCAAATGAAAATTTCCGGACAAGCTGCCGTGGAGGGTTAG
- the mtrB gene encoding trp RNA-binding attenuation protein MtrB, protein MTEKKNEVNPAPSGSDYIVVKAKENGVQVIGLTRGLDTRFHHTEKLDKGEVLIAQFTDHTSAMKIRGKAEIWSKHGQLESES, encoded by the coding sequence ATGACTGAGAAGAAGAATGAAGTGAATCCTGCGCCGTCCGGCAGCGACTACATCGTAGTTAAGGCCAAGGAGAACGGTGTTCAGGTCATCGGGCTGACCAGAGGGCTGGACACACGGTTTCACCATACGGAGAAGCTGGACAAAGGCGAGGTGCTCATTGCCCAATTCACCGATCACACCTCAGCAATGAAAATCCGCGGCAAGGCTGAAATCTGGAGCAAACACGGACAATTAGAGAGTGAAAGCTGA
- the spoIVA gene encoding stage IV sporulation protein A, which translates to MEKVDIFKDIAERTGGDIYLGVVGAVRTGKSTFIKRFMETIVLPNITSESDRVRAVDELPQSAAGKTIMTTEPKFVPNNAVQIKVAEGLEVNVRLVDCVGYAVEGAKGYEDENGPRMISTPWFEEPIPFQEAAEIGTRKVIQEHSTLGVVVTTDGTIAEIPRSSYVDSEERVIAELKEVGKPFVLVINSTRPRSEEVQQLRSELALKYDIPVMTLSAANMTEDDVTGVLREVLYEFPVHEVNVNLPSWVMVLGENHWLRSSYENSVRDTVKDIRRLRDVDRLVSQFTEYDFIDRAGLSGMNMGQGVAEIDLYAPEELYDQVLMEVVGVEIRGKDHLLQLMQDFSHAKREYDRFSEALEMVKTTGYGIAAPSLAEMALDEPELIRQGSRFGVRLKATAPSIHMIRVDVESEFSPIIGTEKQSEELVRYLMQDFENDPIKIWESDIFGRSLHSIVREGIQGKIAMMPDNARYKLQETLGRIINEGSGGLIAIIL; encoded by the coding sequence TTGGAAAAAGTGGATATTTTCAAGGACATTGCCGAGCGTACCGGCGGAGACATTTATCTTGGCGTCGTCGGCGCGGTTCGCACGGGGAAATCGACATTCATCAAGCGCTTCATGGAAACGATTGTTCTGCCGAACATCACCAGTGAATCAGACCGCGTAAGAGCGGTCGATGAGCTGCCGCAAAGTGCGGCAGGCAAAACGATTATGACTACCGAGCCTAAATTCGTACCCAACAATGCGGTGCAGATTAAGGTGGCCGAAGGGCTGGAGGTCAACGTCCGGCTGGTCGATTGTGTAGGCTATGCAGTAGAAGGAGCAAAAGGGTATGAGGATGAGAATGGTCCGCGGATGATCTCGACGCCATGGTTCGAGGAACCGATTCCTTTCCAGGAAGCGGCTGAAATCGGGACACGCAAGGTCATTCAGGAGCACTCCACTCTGGGTGTGGTAGTCACTACAGACGGTACGATTGCTGAGATTCCGCGGAGCTCGTATGTCGATTCCGAAGAGCGCGTCATTGCAGAGCTAAAGGAGGTCGGCAAGCCGTTCGTGCTGGTCATCAACTCGACCCGGCCGCGCAGTGAGGAAGTCCAGCAGCTCCGCAGTGAGCTTGCCCTCAAATATGACATTCCGGTGATGACGCTCAGCGCTGCGAATATGACCGAGGACGATGTAACCGGTGTACTGCGCGAAGTGCTGTATGAATTCCCTGTACATGAAGTCAATGTTAACCTGCCAAGCTGGGTGATGGTGCTGGGTGAGAATCACTGGCTGCGCAGCAGCTATGAGAATTCTGTCCGCGATACCGTGAAGGATATCCGCCGTCTGCGTGATGTGGACCGCCTGGTCTCACAGTTTACCGAATATGATTTCATCGACCGGGCAGGCCTCAGCGGCATGAACATGGGCCAGGGGGTAGCCGAGATCGACCTCTATGCTCCCGAAGAACTGTATGATCAGGTGCTGATGGAGGTAGTCGGGGTCGAGATCCGCGGCAAGGATCACCTGCTCCAGCTGATGCAGGACTTCTCCCACGCCAAGCGCGAATATGACCGCTTCTCGGAAGCACTGGAAATGGTGAAGACCACGGGGTATGGCATCGCCGCACCTTCCCTGGCTGAGATGGCGCTGGATGAACCTGAGCTGATCCGTCAAGGCTCCCGCTTCGGAGTCCGGCTGAAGGCTACGGCACCGTCGATCCACATGATCCGGGTGGATGTCGAGTCGGAGTTCTCGCCGATCATCGGTACGGAGAAGCAGAGTGAAGAGCTGGTGCGCTACCTGATGCAGGACTTTGAGAATGACCCGATCAAAATCTGGGAATCCGATATCTTCGGCCGGTCCCTGCATTCCATAGTCCGCGAAGGCATCCAGGGTAAGATCGCGATGATGCCGGACAATGCCCGCTACAAGCTGCAGGAAACGCTGGGCCGGATTATCAACGAGGGCTCGGGCGGCCTGATCGCCATCATCCTCTAA
- a CDS encoding lysophospholipid acyltransferase family protein, which translates to MIYAFCVALLRMIYAILFPLKIVGRENVPKEGGVLLCANHISLLDPMTIGIKLKRQVRYMAKAELFNVPVLGWLIKQLGAFPVKRGGVSKESIKTSLNTLRSGHVMGIFPEGTRNSDSGSAKKGAASFALRSGAAVVPAAIIGSYKPFRRMTVVYGAPIDLSAFEGAGSDSLEAVTDVIMGRIHEMISTGKPSSR; encoded by the coding sequence ATGATTTATGCATTTTGCGTGGCCTTGCTTCGAATGATTTATGCCATACTGTTCCCGCTTAAGATTGTGGGAAGAGAGAATGTGCCGAAGGAGGGTGGAGTCCTGCTCTGCGCGAATCACATCAGCCTGCTTGATCCTATGACGATCGGCATTAAGCTGAAGCGACAGGTAAGATATATGGCCAAGGCGGAATTATTCAATGTTCCTGTGCTGGGCTGGCTCATCAAGCAATTGGGTGCATTTCCTGTCAAGCGTGGCGGCGTAAGCAAAGAATCCATTAAGACGTCCCTCAATACGCTTCGCAGCGGACATGTGATGGGCATCTTTCCGGAAGGAACGCGGAACTCCGATTCCGGTTCAGCCAAGAAGGGCGCAGCGAGCTTCGCGCTCCGCAGCGGCGCAGCCGTTGTGCCGGCAGCTATTATCGGTTCCTACAAGCCATTCCGCCGGATGACTGTAGTGTATGGGGCACCCATAGACCTCAGCGCATTTGAAGGTGCGGGAAGTGATTCTCTGGAAGCTGTAACCGATGTTATTATGGGACGCATCCATGAAATGATCAGTACCGGTAAGCCCAGTTCGCGGTAA
- a CDS encoding 2Fe-2S iron-sulfur cluster-binding protein, translated as MNAKSQITVTFLPEQRTASVKHGTSLLEAVRKAGIVLPTRCGGKAGCMMCKVSVEHGEAGALRPPAEAEKRKLGSLLDEGVRLACQAAVWGDVRVHIPEDPLKAAVRRRLEAARRGETEDLW; from the coding sequence ATGAATGCGAAATCGCAAATAACGGTCACTTTCCTTCCGGAACAACGCACAGCTTCTGTCAAGCATGGTACATCGCTGCTGGAGGCTGTGCGCAAAGCCGGAATTGTCCTGCCTACCCGCTGCGGGGGCAAGGCGGGGTGCATGATGTGCAAAGTGTCGGTGGAGCATGGGGAGGCCGGGGCACTCAGACCTCCTGCGGAGGCGGAGAAGCGCAAGCTTGGCAGCCTGCTGGATGAAGGCGTCCGCCTTGCCTGTCAGGCCGCTGTATGGGGTGATGTCAGGGTGCATATCCCCGAGGACCCGCTGAAAGCGGCTGTACGCCGCAGGCTGGAAGCGGCGCGCCGTGGCGAAACGGAGGACTTATGGTGA
- a CDS encoding NAD(P)H-dependent glycerol-3-phosphate dehydrogenase: protein MSDKVTVLVAGSWGTALATVLAANHSEVYLWTRKPEQAAEINETHTNQHFLPGIKLPGNIIATTDMETAVSGSKAVVIVAPSSGMRQVAHSLKPFWKDDMLCIHATKGFETETMKRMSTVISEELGCGEGDIVVLSGPSHAEEVVRLCPTTVVVASPDEGRAKAAQGLFINNDFRVYTNRDQLGVELAGALKNIIALGAGLSDGLGFGDNAKAALLTRGLAEISRVGVEMGANPLTFSGLAGLGDLVVTATSQHSRNWRAGSMLGQGRPLNEVLDSMGMVVEGIRTTEVAYAISLKLGVQMPITDQIYHVLFKGRTPRNAVEALMGRDRKTEMEAISQETWEQWHS from the coding sequence TTGTCTGATAAAGTAACCGTGCTGGTCGCGGGCAGTTGGGGAACTGCGCTGGCTACTGTGCTGGCGGCTAACCACTCGGAGGTTTATCTGTGGACGCGAAAGCCTGAGCAGGCTGCCGAGATTAACGAGACACATACGAATCAACATTTCCTGCCGGGAATCAAGCTCCCCGGGAATATTATTGCCACCACGGACATGGAGACTGCCGTCTCCGGTTCGAAGGCGGTAGTCATTGTCGCGCCTTCTTCCGGAATGCGTCAGGTGGCGCATAGTCTTAAGCCATTCTGGAAGGACGATATGCTCTGCATTCACGCGACGAAGGGCTTCGAGACCGAGACCATGAAGCGGATGTCCACAGTGATCTCGGAAGAGCTGGGCTGCGGCGAAGGTGACATTGTTGTGCTCTCCGGGCCGAGCCATGCGGAAGAAGTGGTACGGCTCTGTCCGACCACGGTCGTAGTGGCTTCGCCGGATGAGGGCCGTGCCAAGGCGGCGCAGGGGCTGTTCATTAACAATGACTTCCGTGTGTATACCAACAGGGATCAGCTGGGCGTAGAGCTGGCTGGTGCACTGAAGAATATTATCGCGCTGGGTGCAGGGCTGTCCGACGGGCTGGGCTTCGGGGACAACGCGAAGGCGGCGCTGCTTACCCGCGGCCTGGCCGAGATCTCCAGGGTCGGTGTGGAGATGGGAGCGAATCCCTTAACCTTCTCCGGCCTTGCCGGACTCGGGGACCTGGTCGTAACGGCAACGAGCCAGCACAGCCGGAACTGGCGCGCGGGCTCCATGCTGGGCCAGGGCCGGCCGCTGAATGAGGTGCTGGACTCGATGGGGATGGTTGTAGAAGGCATCCGGACAACGGAGGTGGCTTATGCAATCTCGCTGAAGCTGGGCGTACAGATGCCGATTACCGACCAGATTTATCATGTGCTGTTCAAGGGCAGAACACCGCGTAATGCCGTGGAAGCTCTGATGGGCCGTGACCGCAAGACGGAGATGGAGGCTATTTCCCAGGAGACCTGGGAGCAGTGGCATTCCTGA
- a CDS encoding HU family DNA-binding protein, whose product MNKSDLINVVTEATELPKKDATKAVDAVFEAITGALQSGDKVQLVGFGNFEVRERSARKGRNPQTGEEIEIPSSKVPAFKPGKALKDGIK is encoded by the coding sequence ATGAATAAATCAGATTTGATCAATGTAGTTACAGAAGCAACTGAACTTCCCAAAAAAGATGCTACGAAAGCGGTAGATGCCGTTTTTGAAGCAATCACAGGTGCACTGCAAAGCGGCGATAAGGTTCAGCTGGTTGGCTTCGGAAACTTTGAAGTGCGCGAACGTTCCGCACGTAAAGGCCGCAACCCGCAGACTGGTGAAGAAATCGAAATTCCTTCAAGCAAAGTACCGGCTTTCAAACCCGGTAAAGCGCTGAAAGACGGAATCAAATAA
- a CDS encoding DUF2768 family protein, whose protein sequence is MDPMTKMWLSLIAVLIMGLSVFLITFARSKTKGLLRAVLSVIAFVILLIGVLGGAASIM, encoded by the coding sequence ATGGACCCGATGACAAAAATGTGGCTGTCTCTGATTGCGGTACTGATTATGGGCTTATCCGTTTTTTTGATTACTTTTGCACGCAGCAAGACGAAGGGCCTGCTTAGAGCAGTTTTATCGGTCATTGCCTTTGTCATCCTGCTGATCGGGGTTTTGGGCGGGGCCGCTTCAATTATGTAA
- the rpsA gene encoding 30S ribosomal protein S1, with translation MSEEIKNQEAADNVENNETVDKAEAVESAVTESAEVVASNEEEVTSQEGLEIISLKKGDTVKGTIVKIEDNQAYVSIGYKYDGVIPIRELSSVQLDNAAAAVEVGQEVECKVVSINDNKESLVLSKRAIDSEKSWEDLEKYFASQESFEVTVADVVKGGLVADVGARGFIPASMVERHFVEDFSDYKGRTLRVKVKELDRENSKVILSAKEVLEEEFEANKQKIMAELSEGQIIEGTVQRLTQFGAFVDVGGVDGLVHVSEIAWNHVEKPSDVVSEGDKVRVKVLKVDPEKGKISLSIKAAAPGPWDSAAGQINIGDVVTGEVKRLVNFGAFVELLPGVEGLVHISQISHKHIGTPHEVLKEGQEVQVKVLDFNPSEKRVSLSIKETEEAPAPSARPERSNSRDRAPKEVLNNPNVSLSNEGLSFTLAERFGDKLDKFKGNN, from the coding sequence ATGTCTGAAGAAATTAAGAATCAAGAAGCTGCGGATAACGTTGAGAATAACGAGACCGTAGACAAGGCAGAAGCTGTGGAATCCGCTGTAACCGAATCTGCAGAAGTTGTTGCCAGCAATGAAGAAGAAGTGACAAGCCAGGAAGGTCTGGAAATCATTTCTCTGAAAAAAGGCGATACCGTGAAAGGAACAATCGTCAAAATCGAAGATAACCAAGCTTATGTAAGCATTGGATATAAATACGACGGCGTTATTCCTATTCGCGAATTGTCTTCCGTTCAGCTGGACAATGCCGCAGCAGCGGTAGAAGTTGGCCAGGAAGTGGAATGCAAGGTTGTCAGCATCAACGACAACAAGGAGAGCCTGGTGCTGTCCAAGCGTGCCATCGACAGCGAGAAATCATGGGAAGATCTGGAGAAGTATTTCGCTTCCCAGGAATCCTTCGAAGTTACTGTAGCTGATGTTGTCAAAGGCGGCCTTGTGGCTGACGTTGGCGCACGCGGCTTCATCCCTGCTTCCATGGTTGAGCGTCACTTCGTTGAAGATTTCAGCGACTACAAGGGCCGCACACTGCGTGTCAAGGTGAAAGAACTTGACCGTGAGAACAGCAAGGTAATTCTCTCCGCCAAAGAAGTTCTGGAGGAAGAATTCGAAGCTAACAAGCAGAAGATTATGGCTGAGCTGTCCGAAGGCCAAATCATCGAAGGTACGGTTCAACGTCTGACTCAATTCGGCGCATTCGTCGATGTTGGCGGCGTAGACGGACTGGTTCACGTATCCGAGATCGCTTGGAACCACGTAGAGAAGCCATCCGATGTAGTATCCGAAGGCGACAAGGTTCGTGTTAAAGTACTTAAGGTTGATCCTGAAAAGGGCAAAATCAGCCTCAGCATCAAAGCCGCTGCTCCGGGTCCTTGGGATTCCGCAGCAGGTCAGATCAACATCGGCGATGTGGTTACAGGCGAAGTTAAACGCCTTGTAAACTTCGGCGCATTCGTTGAACTGCTGCCAGGCGTTGAAGGCCTTGTGCATATCTCCCAGATCTCCCACAAGCACATTGGTACTCCGCACGAAGTGCTTAAGGAAGGACAGGAAGTACAAGTGAAAGTGCTTGACTTCAACCCATCCGAGAAGCGCGTCAGCCTGAGCATCAAGGAAACTGAAGAAGCTCCGGCTCCTTCGGCAAGACCAGAACGCAGCAACAGCAGAGACAGAGCCCCTAAAGAAGTGCTGAACAATCCTAACGTATCGCTCAGCAATGAAGGCCTCAGCTTCACACTGGCTGAACGTTTCGGTGACAAGCTGGACAAATTCAAGGGTAACAACTAA
- a CDS encoding DUF3939 domain-containing protein yields the protein MDSMQLVKLRQRRNRSAIQLPLLVLLLLSLSGCMYPREQQQPGSSYRESVKRVQAAVDDYQEQNGLLPILTSDQATPRYEKFVIDLNKLQQEGYLDEIPAAAFEKGGSARFLVLDEETDPQVKLMDLVTVQKVNDIQRKVNLYKSAYGGKLPAGEELYPGLVSIDAKRAGTATIKLSSVYSGQPLEFLMDSSGTVYVDYSGDISSAIDKNGSEPAADRDLRLELDQASYYVPVKSLPYLWAHGRPVPQAPQE from the coding sequence ATGGACTCTATGCAGCTGGTGAAGCTCCGGCAGAGGCGGAACAGGTCTGCTATTCAGCTGCCTTTGCTTGTCCTGCTGCTCTTGTCTCTAAGCGGCTGCATGTATCCCCGGGAGCAGCAGCAGCCCGGCAGCAGTTACCGCGAGAGTGTGAAGCGGGTGCAGGCTGCGGTCGATGATTATCAGGAGCAGAATGGGCTACTGCCGATCTTGACCAGCGATCAGGCCACGCCCAGATACGAGAAATTCGTGATTGACCTGAATAAGCTGCAGCAGGAAGGATACCTGGATGAGATCCCGGCAGCAGCGTTCGAGAAGGGCGGGAGCGCCCGTTTCCTGGTGCTGGATGAGGAGACGGACCCGCAGGTCAAACTGATGGACCTGGTGACCGTGCAGAAGGTTAACGATATCCAGCGTAAGGTGAACCTCTATAAGTCTGCCTACGGCGGGAAGCTTCCGGCAGGAGAGGAGCTGTATCCGGGCCTTGTGTCCATTGACGCCAAACGGGCAGGGACCGCGACAATCAAGCTAAGCAGCGTATATTCGGGCCAGCCGCTGGAATTCCTGATGGATAGCAGCGGGACGGTCTATGTGGATTACAGCGGGGATATCTCCTCGGCCATAGATAAGAACGGCAGTGAACCTGCGGCAGACCGTGATCTGCGTCTGGAGCTGGACCAGGCTTCTTATTATGTTCCCGTCAAGTCACTCCCTTACCTGTGGGCCCACGGCCGTCCGGTTCCGCAGGCTCCGCAAGAATAA